One genomic region from Candidatus Taylorbacteria bacterium encodes:
- a CDS encoding PKD domain-containing protein, with protein sequence MKKYIIAVGISILSVASVVGAQGFAFTSDLSLGSKGADVIQLQTWLIENGYDIPAVSSGVAGKGYFGVQTRNAVSAYQKVVGLPAFGFFGPLTRSRVNNGQPSPSAPTITSANGPSTLSVNQEGLWTVGATNPLTGNLEYSADWGDELFLNAPNASAQSISRPFVQSASFTHSFAQSGVYSVRFTVRNDRGFTAVKIISVTVGNAVSSLRVITPNGGESWQSDTKQSITWTAPQYFRATYASLQLVPYYPSCVGQICPMGAQSESSQTTMMYPYRAPYTIANNISIDDHSYSWNVGSVVSIGATTGYGIPTDVTIAPDGQYTIQICEVGTSNCDSSDAPFSLYTSTSGNRPPVIESISAPATLSLGQTGTWTIHARDPENDRLNYSVDWGENLYELNSGGVTRSTVFIQGTTFTHSYTNAGTYRVTFTVRDSAGLTAETSSSVIVASASPAVTLTSPNAGERWAQNSTHAITWKFRDGVSVNTKVDLYLGRQLPIVCITTPCGPFFESSTFVLDKNISGNNPYYWIVGTDIVNNPIPSGNYGVRVCTASTDNCDFSDAPFTIASTLLQVCPQIKITNYMPMVSPSQNVPGIYYILNGGRRELSEFDLNWVNANCRVPEQIVN encoded by the coding sequence ATGAAAAAATATATTATTGCGGTAGGGATTTCAATTTTATCAGTTGCATCAGTGGTCGGAGCGCAGGGGTTTGCATTCACTAGCGACCTTTCTCTCGGTAGCAAGGGAGCGGATGTCATCCAATTACAAACATGGCTTATTGAAAATGGCTACGATATTCCGGCGGTTTCTTCCGGGGTGGCGGGGAAAGGATATTTTGGCGTGCAAACCCGCAATGCCGTCTCTGCTTATCAGAAAGTTGTGGGGCTTCCTGCATTTGGATTTTTCGGGCCACTTACCCGTAGTCGCGTTAACAACGGGCAACCTTCTCCCAGTGCGCCAACGATAACAAGCGCAAACGGACCCTCGACTCTTTCGGTCAATCAGGAGGGATTGTGGACAGTAGGAGCAACGAATCCTTTAACAGGAAATTTAGAATATTCCGCGGATTGGGGCGATGAACTTTTTTTGAATGCTCCCAACGCTTCCGCGCAAAGCATCTCTCGTCCGTTTGTCCAGTCTGCATCTTTCACGCATTCTTTCGCCCAATCGGGAGTATACTCGGTTCGATTTACCGTCCGAAATGACCGTGGGTTCACAGCAGTAAAAATAATTTCAGTTACGGTAGGTAACGCTGTTTCGTCGCTTCGGGTCATAACGCCAAACGGAGGGGAATCGTGGCAAAGCGATACGAAGCAGTCAATAACATGGACGGCTCCGCAATATTTCCGCGCGACATACGCATCACTACAGCTTGTTCCTTATTACCCATCGTGCGTGGGGCAGATTTGTCCTATGGGAGCGCAATCCGAAAGTTCTCAAACGACAATGATGTATCCGTATCGCGCCCCCTATACTATTGCAAACAACATAAGCATTGACGACCACTCATATAGCTGGAATGTCGGAAGCGTTGTGTCCATTGGCGCCACAACAGGGTATGGCATACCGACCGACGTTACGATTGCCCCCGACGGGCAATACACTATCCAAATCTGCGAGGTCGGGACAAGCAATTGCGATTCGAGCGATGCGCCGTTTTCACTCTACACATCAACTTCTGGAAATCGTCCTCCGGTAATCGAGAGCATAAGCGCTCCGGCGACTCTTTCTTTGGGACAAACGGGAACGTGGACAATTCACGCGAGAGATCCGGAGAATGACCGATTGAATTATTCAGTTGATTGGGGAGAAAATCTGTACGAGCTCAATTCGGGAGGGGTGACGAGAAGCACCGTGTTTATTCAAGGCACAACTTTTACCCACTCATATACAAACGCTGGGACATACCGCGTGACGTTCACTGTCCGCGACAGCGCAGGGCTCACCGCGGAAACGAGCTCGTCAGTTATTGTTGCCAGCGCGTCACCTGCAGTCACTCTCACATCGCCGAACGCGGGAGAAAGGTGGGCGCAAAATTCAACTCATGCGATAACATGGAAATTTCGCGACGGGGTCAGTGTGAACACCAAAGTAGATTTATATTTAGGTCGGCAGTTGCCTATCGTCTGCATCACCACTCCCTGCGGACCATTTTTTGAGTCGAGTACGTTCGTGCTTGATAAAAATATTTCTGGGAACAATCCATATTATTGGATTGTCGGAACTGACATTGTGAATAACCCTATTCCATCTGGAAACTATGGAGTAAGGGTTTGCACCGCATCTACTGATAATTGTGATTTTAGCGACGCGCCTTTCACCATTGCCTCAACTCTTTTGCAAGTATGCCCACAGATTAAAATCACCAACTACATGCCTATGGTATCGCCGAGCCAAAACGTTCCGGGAATTTATTACATTCTAAATGGTGGGCGCCGTGAACTTAGCGAGTTTGATTTGAATTGGGTAAATGCCAATTGCAGGGTGCCGGAACAAATAGTGAATTAA